The Parafrankia irregularis genome window below encodes:
- a CDS encoding AAA family ATPase, translating to MRPVLLEIAGFGSFRDPAAVDFTEVDYFVLVGPTGSGKSTVIDAMTFALYGSVPRWNDRRLVSLALAPTAVRGTVRLVFDAAGARYVVARELRRSASGSVTVRGARLEKLVDPGGLGAAGEATEVVAADSEVTGAVEALLGLGFEHFCSCVVLPQGDFAEFLHARPADRQRILTRLLGLGVYDEVRTAAAGRAGDRRQRAAVLDEQLAGYQDATEDAELAAGSRVDALTALTGEVDRARAELATHASAAAEATAELGRVERERDLLAAIRAPGDVVELTARLARATAAADDAAKARQEAERADTAARAAVAAAPDRAPLEQARRHHDGLATALTDLPRARATHVAARDELTRVAQAVAGARSAREAAASARDAAERTSQALADEVARLRAEHELLAAVRTPEGVVELAGKLRAARHDADRAAQRRHDAERADDDARTALAATPDRTMLQRARADHDDLTRQLVARAEAESVHTAARAARDTAAAAVETARQLRGEAARALEHARTADLAGALRPHLVAGEPCPVCEQTVVTLPTAGNRQPAGPEPTGDGRPGAPAALVMAQAALDDATSALDLANKRATEADRTELSAGLRAHQLGERVNDLQAALADAPDSAGVDAGLAEIAHREQEVARTGQELAAARRVADQAGQVVAQLAAAETQARAALTAARDPLVVLGAPVLTDEPADTGPGAGPGAGTGGNGDGGGGGGGGSDLAGSWAWLVAWAEEQATGREARLTAATVEESAARAARDDARRAYDHADAAAGQAEADQLAAVGAERDAAVGLASTERLVAELRAALAGAPPADEVTAALAELDQLDRAVTEADQGLRATRADADAAEAGLRAAQQARGDAQTVLARARDTVVALGAPTVDSQDLLAGWTTLTSWTAAESSARERELPGLRAQVSRAEQAGQAVTRALTEVLVAHGIPLPRQDNPPPQPQRQPRGGIVSDAVPRPRPGGRSVGDAAAQATSSALEQAKAELRRVTERRAKAAALSADLARAREEEQVAHQLDLLLRSNRFQRWLVAAALDTLVSDASVTLAELSGGQFELTHEQGEFLVVDHADADSRRLVRTLSGGETFQASLALALALSAQLTTMAAAGAAQLDSIFLDEGFGTLDDSTLDVVATALENLASGGTSAGRGRMVGIVTHVGALAERVPVRFAVTRDQRTSTIRREST from the coding sequence GTCGACTACTTCGTGCTGGTCGGGCCGACCGGGTCGGGGAAGTCCACGGTCATCGACGCGATGACGTTCGCGCTGTACGGCTCGGTGCCACGGTGGAACGACCGCCGACTGGTGTCGCTGGCCCTCGCCCCGACGGCGGTGCGCGGCACCGTCCGGCTGGTCTTCGACGCCGCCGGTGCCCGGTATGTGGTGGCCCGAGAGCTGCGCAGGTCCGCCAGCGGCTCCGTCACCGTCCGCGGCGCGCGGCTGGAGAAGCTCGTCGACCCGGGCGGGCTCGGCGCGGCCGGCGAGGCGACCGAGGTCGTCGCGGCCGACTCCGAGGTGACCGGGGCCGTGGAGGCACTGCTCGGGCTCGGCTTCGAGCACTTCTGCTCCTGTGTGGTCCTCCCGCAGGGCGACTTCGCCGAGTTCCTGCACGCCAGACCGGCCGACCGGCAGCGGATCCTGACCAGGCTGCTCGGCCTCGGCGTCTACGACGAGGTCCGGACGGCGGCCGCCGGCCGCGCCGGTGACCGCCGGCAGCGGGCCGCGGTGCTCGACGAGCAGCTCGCCGGCTACCAGGACGCCACCGAGGACGCCGAGCTCGCCGCCGGCAGCCGGGTGGACGCGCTGACTGCCCTCACCGGCGAGGTGGACCGGGCCCGAGCCGAGCTCGCCACCCACGCGAGCGCCGCCGCCGAGGCCACCGCCGAGCTGGGCCGGGTCGAACGTGAGCGCGACCTGCTCGCGGCGATCCGGGCTCCGGGGGACGTCGTCGAGCTGACGGCCCGGCTGGCGCGGGCCACCGCGGCGGCCGACGACGCGGCCAAGGCCCGGCAGGAGGCCGAGCGGGCCGACACCGCCGCCCGCGCCGCGGTCGCCGCCGCGCCCGACCGCGCTCCCCTGGAGCAGGCCCGCCGCCACCACGACGGCCTGGCGACCGCCCTCACCGATCTCCCCCGGGCCCGGGCCACGCACGTCGCCGCGCGGGACGAGCTGACCCGGGTGGCCCAGGCCGTTGCCGGCGCCCGAAGCGCCCGTGAGGCCGCCGCCTCGGCGCGGGACGCCGCGGAGCGGACCTCCCAGGCACTGGCTGACGAGGTCGCCCGGCTGCGAGCCGAACATGAGCTGCTCGCCGCCGTGCGCACCCCGGAGGGCGTGGTCGAGCTGGCCGGGAAGCTGCGTGCCGCCCGGCATGACGCCGACCGCGCCGCCCAGCGCCGCCACGACGCCGAACGGGCCGACGACGACGCCCGCACCGCGCTCGCCGCCACCCCCGACCGCACCATGCTGCAACGCGCCCGCGCCGACCACGACGATCTCACCCGCCAGCTCGTCGCCCGCGCCGAAGCCGAATCCGTCCACACCGCGGCCCGCGCCGCCCGGGACACCGCGGCCGCCGCCGTCGAGACCGCTCGACAGCTCCGCGGCGAGGCCGCGCGGGCACTGGAACACGCGCGAACCGCTGATCTCGCGGGTGCGCTGCGCCCGCACCTCGTCGCGGGCGAACCGTGCCCGGTGTGCGAGCAGACCGTCGTCACCCTGCCCACGGCCGGCAACCGGCAGCCGGCCGGCCCCGAGCCCACGGGCGACGGCCGGCCGGGGGCGCCCGCGGCCCTCGTGATGGCGCAGGCGGCGCTGGATGACGCCACCTCGGCCCTCGACCTCGCGAACAAGCGCGCGACCGAGGCCGACCGCACCGAGCTCTCCGCCGGCCTGCGGGCACACCAGCTGGGCGAACGCGTCAACGACCTGCAGGCTGCCCTCGCCGACGCCCCGGACTCCGCCGGCGTCGACGCGGGACTCGCCGAGATCGCCCACCGCGAGCAGGAGGTAGCCCGGACCGGGCAGGAGCTTGCCGCGGCGCGCCGCGTGGCGGACCAGGCCGGTCAGGTGGTGGCACAGCTCGCCGCGGCGGAGACACAGGCTCGCGCCGCACTGACAGCCGCCCGCGACCCGCTGGTCGTGCTCGGTGCTCCGGTCCTCACCGACGAGCCCGCGGATACCGGGCCCGGTGCCGGTCCCGGTGCCGGCACCGGTGGCAACGGCGATGGCGGAGGCGGAGGCGGAGGCGGATCGGACCTGGCCGGAAGCTGGGCGTGGCTGGTCGCCTGGGCCGAGGAGCAGGCAACCGGGCGGGAAGCGCGGCTGACCGCCGCCACCGTCGAGGAGAGCGCGGCCCGCGCCGCCCGCGACGACGCCCGGCGTGCATACGACCACGCCGATGCGGCCGCCGGGCAGGCGGAAGCCGACCAGCTCGCGGCGGTTGGTGCCGAGCGTGACGCGGCGGTCGGCCTGGCATCCACCGAACGCCTGGTCGCCGAGCTGCGTGCCGCGCTCGCCGGTGCCCCTCCCGCCGACGAGGTGACGGCGGCACTCGCCGAGCTCGACCAGCTCGACCGGGCGGTCACGGAAGCGGACCAGGGCCTGCGCGCCACCCGGGCGGATGCCGATGCCGCCGAGGCCGGCCTGCGCGCCGCGCAGCAGGCCCGCGGCGACGCCCAGACCGTGCTCGCCCGCGCCAGGGACACCGTCGTCGCGCTCGGCGCGCCCACGGTCGACAGCCAGGATCTGCTCGCCGGCTGGACGACGCTCACCAGCTGGACGGCAGCCGAGTCGTCGGCGCGCGAGCGCGAGCTGCCCGGCCTGCGCGCACAGGTCAGCCGGGCCGAGCAGGCCGGGCAGGCGGTGACGCGAGCGCTGACCGAGGTCCTCGTCGCGCACGGCATCCCACTACCGAGGCAGGACAACCCGCCGCCGCAGCCACAGCGGCAGCCACGCGGCGGGATCGTCTCCGACGCCGTGCCACGGCCCAGGCCAGGCGGGCGGTCCGTAGGAGATGCCGCGGCCCAGGCGACGTCGTCCGCGTTGGAACAGGCGAAAGCCGAGCTTCGTCGGGTCACCGAGCGACGTGCCAAGGCCGCCGCGCTGAGTGCCGACCTGGCCCGCGCGCGGGAGGAGGAGCAGGTCGCACACCAGCTCGATCTTCTGCTGCGCTCGAACCGGTTCCAGCGGTGGCTGGTCGCCGCGGCGCTGGACACGTTGGTCTCCGACGCGTCGGTCACCCTCGCCGAGCTGTCCGGCGGCCAGTTCGAGCTGACCCACGAACAGGGCGAGTTCCTCGTCGTCGACCACGCCGACGCCGACTCGCGCCGCCTGGTACGGACCCTGTCGGGCGGGGAGACGTTCCAGGCGAGCCTCGCGCTCGCCCTGGCCCTGTCGGCGCAGCTGACGACGATGGCGGCGGCCGGCGCCGCGCAGCTCGACTCGATCTTCCTCGACGAGGGCTTCGGCACCCTCGACGACTCCACCCTGGACGTCGTCGCGACCGCGCTGGAGAACCTCGCCAGCGGCGGGACCAGCGCCGGCCGCGGCCGGATGGTCGGCATCGTCACCCACGTCGGCGCTCTCGCCGAACGGGTGCCGGTACGCTTCGCCGTCACCCGTGACCAGCGCACCTCCACCATCCGGAGGGAGTCCACGTGA
- a CDS encoding Ig-like domain-containing protein: MKRGPLVRRRRITGTAGALVGVVAAAAAVPLVLPLAAASAADTGSGLAACGTAGALTAAPAPSCVYTTAGTDTFTVPDGVTSVTIDLYGAEGGSAAGYVTPNPVNDGAPGGLGGQTRATVAVSPGQVLQITVGAAGVPGSSRRGEFARDGGIGHGRGGGGAHGGGGAGGGGSDVRVGAFGPNDRIMVAGGGGGAGNGGPLLHGGDGGGLAGADGGEGGGPAGSGLAGKGGTQTTHGDGGSRNSNIGAPGGAGGDLDPVTSQVNPGSGGPGGNGGAGGNGGGGGGGGYRGGGGGSGGGNPGNLYGAGGGGGSGYAAPTLTDVSLVSGVNHAGGHATVSFRYGSSVSLGASTSTPLFGQAVDLTATVAPTPAGAGTPTGTVTFLDGDVALATATLVDGTAGVSLRGLQPGTHPITASYGGDAAHAASVTPAPTAVTVGFSQPCVTTARSGPLTVTAGQALCFGPGGRQNGPVTVKAGGALALSGATLAGPVTADGAVAVSLCQTTISGPVTIRNSSGFVLVGADPGDAVACAGNTVSGPLTLTGNSGGLEASGNTVGGPAKITDNSGSGPLPGDTVPGFSYNQVSGPLSCSGNEPTLQQVGNTAGGPRSGQCR, encoded by the coding sequence TTGAAGCGTGGTCCACTTGTTCGCAGACGCCGAATCACCGGGACAGCCGGTGCTCTGGTCGGCGTCGTCGCGGCGGCCGCGGCGGTTCCACTCGTACTCCCCCTTGCCGCCGCCTCGGCGGCCGACACCGGCAGCGGCCTGGCCGCCTGCGGCACGGCGGGTGCTCTCACGGCGGCGCCCGCGCCGTCCTGCGTCTACACCACCGCCGGCACCGACACGTTCACCGTTCCCGACGGCGTCACCAGCGTGACCATCGACCTGTACGGCGCCGAGGGCGGAAGCGCGGCCGGGTATGTCACCCCGAACCCGGTGAACGACGGCGCTCCGGGCGGCCTCGGCGGGCAGACCCGGGCGACCGTGGCCGTCAGCCCGGGGCAGGTACTGCAGATCACGGTCGGCGCGGCCGGTGTGCCCGGATCGTCCCGGCGCGGCGAGTTCGCCCGCGACGGCGGGATCGGGCACGGAAGGGGCGGTGGCGGCGCCCACGGCGGTGGCGGGGCCGGCGGCGGCGGCTCGGATGTGCGCGTCGGTGCCTTCGGCCCGAACGACCGCATCATGGTGGCCGGCGGCGGGGGTGGCGCCGGAAACGGCGGCCCCCTGCTGCACGGCGGTGACGGGGGCGGCCTGGCAGGCGCGGACGGCGGCGAGGGCGGCGGCCCCGCCGGCTCCGGGCTGGCCGGCAAGGGCGGCACCCAGACCACGCACGGCGACGGCGGTAGCCGGAACTCCAACATCGGCGCCCCCGGCGGCGCGGGCGGCGACCTCGACCCGGTCACCAGTCAGGTCAACCCGGGCAGCGGAGGCCCCGGCGGCAACGGCGGTGCCGGTGGCAACGGTGGTGGTGGCGGCGGTGGCGGCTACCGCGGTGGAGGCGGCGGCTCCGGCGGCGGCAACCCGGGCAATCTCTACGGCGCTGGCGGCGGCGGTGGCAGCGGGTACGCCGCGCCGACGCTGACGGACGTCTCCCTCGTCTCCGGTGTGAACCACGCGGGCGGGCACGCCACCGTCTCGTTCCGCTACGGGTCGTCGGTCTCGCTCGGCGCCAGCACGTCCACGCCGCTGTTCGGGCAGGCCGTGGACCTGACCGCCACCGTGGCGCCGACACCGGCGGGCGCCGGCACTCCCACCGGAACGGTCACCTTCCTGGACGGGGACGTCGCTCTCGCAACGGCGACGCTGGTCGACGGGACCGCCGGCGTCAGCCTGCGTGGGCTCCAGCCCGGCACGCACCCGATCACCGCCAGCTACGGCGGCGACGCGGCCCACGCGGCGAGTGTGACCCCGGCTCCGACGGCTGTCACCGTCGGCTTCAGCCAGCCGTGCGTCACCACGGCACGCAGCGGCCCACTGACGGTCACGGCCGGTCAGGCCCTGTGCTTCGGCCCCGGCGGCCGGCAGAACGGGCCGGTGACCGTGAAGGCCGGCGGCGCGCTGGCCCTCTCCGGCGCCACCCTCGCCGGGCCGGTGACCGCGGACGGCGCGGTCGCCGTCTCCCTCTGCCAGACGACGATCAGCGGCCCGGTGACGATCAGGAACAGCAGTGGCTTCGTGCTCGTCGGTGCCGACCCGGGCGACGCCGTCGCCTGCGCCGGTAACACCGTCAGCGGGCCGCTGACCCTGACCGGGAACTCCGGCGGCCTGGAGGCCTCGGGCAACACCGTCGGCGGCCCGGCGAAGATCACCGACAACAGCGGCAGCGGCCCGCTGCCGGGCGACACCGTGCCCGGATTCAGCTACAACCAGGTCTCCGGCCCGCTCAGCTGCAGCGGCAACGAACCGACATTGCAGCAGGTCGGGAACACCGCCGGCGGCCCGCGCTCCGGCCAGTGCAGGTAG